Below is a genomic region from Methanobacterium sp..
AATCATCATTTTGGCGCTCTTTCAATTCATGTACAGACCAGATATCAACTGTTTTTATTTTTTCTCCCTCTGTATACCAGCTGGTAAAGCCACCAGCCAAGTATCCAAATACATTATCGTATCCGAGCCTTATGAGGTATCTCATAATTTGATCGATGTACTCATTATTCTCGTCGATTATGGTAATTGGATCTTCATAATTAAGCATCCATCCTGCAAAATAGGTCAGGCCGTATTTCCAAATATTTAATGTACCTGGAATATGCCCGCCTGCATAACTTGCAGCCATTCTAACATCCACAACCTGGGTATCTTTCAGGTGTTTTTTAAATTCATTTAGGCTTAATGGATGGGGATATGGGAGTCTGCAGAGGATAGGAGCCCCATTTTTATTATATTCGACCATTTTATCAAAATAAGGCGCTTTAACCATTTTTTCATTTAATTTAAACTTAATAAACTCTTCTTTATTCATCTGAAGGGTATGATTGGTTTTCTTTTCATACCCTATTGTTGTAAATTCACTTTCACGGATATCTGCCCCGCATACAGAACCGGATCCATGTGCGGGATAAACGAGAACATGGTTGCCTAAAGGGAGGATCTTTTGATGGATGCTGTCATAAAGCTTTCCTGCCATTTCATGCACTTTTTCCTCGCCGTAAAGGTCAGTTCTTCCCACTTCACCTGCAAAAAGGGCATCACCAGTAAAAATCATATATACCTCATCAGATACTTCTTTATCTGTGATCACTATTGATATGCTCTCATTGGTGTGTCCTGGTGTTTCAAGAATTTCTAATTCAACAGAACCTATATTAAACTTTTCCCCTTCGCTTACAGGATTTCCATAGGCAAAATTTAGATTTTTGCCATGATAAATTCCTGCATTTACTCTTTTTGAAAGCTCAAGTGAACCAATTACATAATCTTCATTACAGTGAGTTTCAAATATATGAGTTATTTCCATATCATGTTTTTTTGAATAGTCTACATATGAATCACAGTCTCTCCTGGGATCTATAACTGCAGCTTCTCCTTTTGATCCTATAAAATAGGATTTATGTGCTATTCCTTCACTTTTGATTATTTCAAATATCATATTCTCATCTGACCTATTTTTCAATATATGGCGTCCAATAATTTAGAGCTAATTTAACCAGTTCGGCTATAATGCAGTTTAATTTGCATCATTTTCAATGGATTCATGTATTTTATGTGTGATTGTATTATATTTTTATAATAAAAAATATATATAATTTATGCAGTTGTTTTACAGATATTAACTCTGAAAATGAGAAAAACGAATTAATTAGTTATTTATGTGGTTAAAATTAAATTAAATGCTTTAATTAGCATTTAATTTAAAAATGAACACATTTTTATATTTTATTGATTTAACATTTTCTATTTTTTAAATAAAATAGTTGAAATTCGGCTTATTAGAGTTAGTACTGAAGCGGTTAAAAATGCAAAACCTGTTAAAAAGAATATAAATGTCACAAAGATTGTAATTATATCCAGGATTCCTAAATTTTCACCTAAACCTTTAATAAAAATTAGCAGTCCTGCAGCCAGGAAAATAGTTAATATTATTTTAGAGTCATTATTCATCTGTAGTATATATGTATTATGAAATTATTAAATATTATTACATGGCTTTATTATTTTAAATATATTTACTATGTTAAGATACGGTCTCTAAATTCCTGTTGGTAATTTTTCAAAAAAGAATAAATTAATTTAATGATAATATTTGCATATTTTGATTTTTACACTTCAATAAGGTTTTTATTTCCTTTTATTTAAGTAGTCCACTGAAATACGACTTAAAAATATATATCTTTTCAAAAACAAATTAAATAGTGTATATAATCTGTTTAATGTAGTAATACTTTTGACATATTTTTTACAGTCAAACAGGACAAACTGCTGGGGGATATTATGGTAAATGTTATAAAAACTACAGATATCACTAAAAGATATGATGATTTTATTGCTGTGGATTCCATTAATCTAGAAGTTCCTAGAAATACAGTATATGGCGTGTTAGGACCTAACGGTGCCGGAAAAACTACACTTATATCTATGTTATGTACGATACTGCGCCCCACATCAGGAACTGCAACTGTAAATGGTTATGATATAGTAAAACAAGCTAAAGAAGTTAGGGAATCCATAGGGATAGTATTCCAATCCAGAGCTCTCGACGATATTTTGACTGGTAGAGAACATCTTGAAATGCACGCTTCTCTTTATGGAGTACCTAGAGATGTTAGAGAGGAACGTATTGACGAAATTTTAGAGCTCATAGCTCTGGGAAAAAAAGTTGACGAATACATAAAAACATACTCTGGAGGAATGAAAAGGAGGCTTGAAATTGGTAGGGGACTTGTACATCACCCTAAAGTGCTTTTTTTAGATGAACCTACCCTGGGGTTGGACCCTCAAACCCGGGAAAATATTTGGGAGTATATTTACAACATGACTCAAACTCAGGATATTACTGTGCTTTTAACCACCCACTATATGGAAGAGGCAGATCAACTGTGTGATGAGGTGGCTATCATAAATAAAGGTGAGATAATCACTGCAGATTCTCCAAATAACCTTAAAAGAGAGTTAAAAGCAGATACTATAACTCTTAAAGTAAATAATCCTGAAAAATTTGTGGAAAAGGCTAACGAGCTGAAATTTACCAAGGATATTTTCTTTACAGACGGCGAAGTGAAAATGATGGTGGAGCGGGGTGAAAATTTAGTACCTGAAGTGGTAGAGTTTGCAAGTTCCCACGATATCCATATAAATTCGATAGAAGTGGAACACCCTAACCTGGAAGATGTTTTCATCAAATATACTGGTTCTAAAATAGTTGGGGAGGGAAGATAATGCCGGAATTGGAAGGAATATACACTATCTGGCTCCGGGAAACTAAAAGATACGTCAGATACCGCTCAAGAATTTTGACTTCAGTAGTAACTCCTCTCTTATGGCTTTTGATATTTGGAACTGGTTTAGGCTCTGCTATACGCTTTGGAGGAATTCCTGGAGGATATAAAGCATTTATTTATCCAGGTATTATTGGGCAGACCATTCTATTTACCACCATATTTTCAGGGTTATCTGTAATTATGGACAGGCAGTATGGATTTTTAAAAGAAATAATGGTAGCTCCAATATCACGCCCTTCTATTGTGCTGGGTAAATCATTAGGTATAGGAACAGCTGCACTGATTCAGGGAGTTATTTTGTTACTACTTTCATTTGTAGTTGGAGTTCAAATGACAGTTGTGGCATTCATAATCAGTGTCGTGCTGATAATCCTTATATCACTGGGATTTGCAGGTTTAGGATTGTTAATTGCTACATTAACAGACAGTATGGAAGGATTCAACCTGATAATGAGCTTCATCGTGCTGCCAATTTTCCTGCTAAGCGGGGCTCTTTTCCCTGTAACGGGGCTTCCTACATGGCTCCAGTTTGCAGTATACTTAGATCCACTTACTTATGGAGTTGATGCTCTTAGAAGTGTTATTTTAAATCAATCTGCACTTCCACTTGAACTCAGTGTACTGGTCATAACTGGATTTGCACTGCTGATGATCTTTGTGTCTGCTTACATGTTTACCAAAAAAGAACAGGGACTGATGTAGCTTCAATTTAAACTTAATACAAAATTAGATATTGGCGGATTTTATTCCCCTTTCCATTTTTTTAATAATTCCATGGTGCGCATTAGTTTTTCTTTTTGTTTTTTAAAGGGATTATCTCCGTACTCCTTAACAATCATAGGTTCATACTCATTTTTTGAATTATTTGAACCTTTCTCCCTTGCAACTTTCATAGCATGGTTTATTTTGTAATTAATATCTCTCTTTAAATGTTCTCTTTCTTTACGTTCTTTATTTTCTTTTAACATTTCCATCTGGAGAATTACAAGATTTTTTTTATTAACTGAGTAAAATATCCCCTTTTCATCAACTTCTGCACTGTTATCTGGTGACTTAGATGGTTCACCGTACATGTATTCTTCAATTGTCTTAAAATACTGGAGTTCATTACCGCACTCACATGTATGAAAATCATTTATTTCGCTTCTATCTTCAATTTCGTAGTAGAGATTACATTTATCGCAGATTAGATACGGCATAATGGCACCCTTTTGAGTAGATCGTATTAATATTATAATCTAACCCATAAAAAGGTGCCTATATCTAATTAGATAACTGGAAATGATATGAAAATAAAATATAACGTTGATATTAATGAAAACTTCACAGTTACTTTTAAAGCTTAAAGGTTGTATGGAAAAATACAAACCGAAAATGCAGGATAGCGGGAAAAAAGATTCTCTAAATCAGGTTATGTCCAGATACAATTTAGAAAATTTCAATAAGATATTAAACTCATCATGTAACGGATTAGATGAAGAAGTTGATGAAGAAAAATTAAAAGACCTTCAAAATAGGATTGATCACTATTTTAGTTTGTATGCACCAGATGATGAAGACTTTAAAGAATTTATCAAGGCAATATCTATATATTTGACTTTTATTGCAAAAAAGCCGTTACATCCTCCAGGAATTGTTTTTTCAAATGGTGCTTTCAAAATCTCTGATTTTGAGAGCCCTCAAACATTTATGTTTGGGGCATTAAAAAACCAACGTTTTTTTGAAGGCCCAAAACCAAAGGTTTTGACGGAAGGGGTATATGAAAAAGAGGGTGTTTATTACTGTACTGGAAAGCGTATTTTTATGAAGGATAAATTGTCTTTATGTAAATATTGTGTTTGTAAGGGAATAGATTAGTCAGATCATATTTCAAATTCAATTACTCGCATGTCTTATCTTCAGATTCAATATATTCAAAACCTTCTTTTCTGCACCATTCATAGAGAGCTTCTGTAGCTCCCCTTGAAAGACGGCCCTGCTTATCACCGTATTTAATTCTTGTAATTCTTCTAAATGCTATTTCTAACTCATCTGGAATACAAACCGTTATCGCGCCCATGAAAATCTCCTCTGCAACTTTGGATATACTATGTAATTAATAGCTAATAATTAAAGTTGTTTAATGTTGAATTAGCGTTTTGTATATTGGATTAAGTTACTGCAGAATATATCTTGAATATAGATTAGTCTCTAAATTCTGGTAGAATTTCCCTCTCGCAGAATTCTATAAAACCTGGCTGATCTGTACCTACGTGTTGAATACAGACATGGTCAAAACCTGCATCAACATAGTTTTTAATCTCATTTATGTGTTCTTGAGGATCGCTGCTGCAGACCATCTGTTCCGCGAGAAGATCTTCGTTAATTATTCCTCCAAGCTGTTCAAAATGGGATGGTGTTGACAAATCTCCATTTAACTGGACTGTATTTGCTTTTATTGGCCAGTATTTGTAAGCTGTGCGTTTTGCTTCATTGTCATCTTCTGCCCAACAGACTGTGGCCTCACCATAACATGGTTTGCCCTCCCCTCCAGATTCATTAAATTTTTTTGTTATGTTTTCTTCAGGGGATTGTGCTATTAATCCGTCGCCACTTGTTCCAGCTAATTCAGATGCCATTTCTCCTTCTGCGGCTATATAAATTGGAGGTAATTCTTCAGGTTTGGTATAGACCTTTGCATTTTCAACTGTGTAATAACACCCATCATAATCCTGCAGTCCATCGCCCCCATTCCATAGAGTTCTAATTATATCTACAGCTTCGGCAAGCATATCTATCCTTGTAGGGGTTGGGGGCCATTCATCACCTAAAACATGTTCATTTAAATTTTCTCCAGAACCTACACCCAGTATAAATCTTCCGGGAAGCATTGATGCGGCCGTAGCTGCAGCCTGGGCAATAATTGCAGGATGTATTCTAAATGTTGGGCAGGTAACTCCTGTTGCAACAGGTATGCTTTCTGTTGCCTGGGATATGCCGCCAAGTGTACCCCAGACAAAAGGGCTGTTCCCTTCTTTATTTATCCATGGGTGATAATGATCTGAAATCATCGCAAAATCAAATCCCGCATCTTCCGCTCTTTTAGCATTATGCACTAATTCTAATGGGGGGTATTTTTCACTACCCAGTTTATAACCGATCTCAACCATGTTATATATCCTCCACCATTTTTTGATTTAATATTTTTCTATAAAATAGTAATACTTATTCGTGGGGTAGTATTTATTTTTTTCAAACACGTTTTGAAAATGAGCTCAATAGTATGTTAACATATTTTTATTTTAAAAAAAAGTTTAGTGTTAATTAAAATGTATGTAATACATTCCAGATTTAGTTAAATTTACTTTTTTTTGAAAAAATCCTGATTTT
It encodes:
- a CDS encoding DUF2115 family protein, with protein sequence MEKYKPKMQDSGKKDSLNQVMSRYNLENFNKILNSSCNGLDEEVDEEKLKDLQNRIDHYFSLYAPDDEDFKEFIKAISIYLTFIAKKPLHPPGIVFSNGAFKISDFESPQTFMFGALKNQRFFEGPKPKVLTEGVYEKEGVYYCTGKRIFMKDKLSLCKYCVCKGID
- a CDS encoding ATP-binding cassette domain-containing protein, which translates into the protein MVNVIKTTDITKRYDDFIAVDSINLEVPRNTVYGVLGPNGAGKTTLISMLCTILRPTSGTATVNGYDIVKQAKEVRESIGIVFQSRALDDILTGREHLEMHASLYGVPRDVREERIDEILELIALGKKVDEYIKTYSGGMKRRLEIGRGLVHHPKVLFLDEPTLGLDPQTRENIWEYIYNMTQTQDITVLLTTHYMEEADQLCDEVAIINKGEIITADSPNNLKRELKADTITLKVNNPEKFVEKANELKFTKDIFFTDGEVKMMVERGENLVPEVVEFASSHDIHINSIEVEHPNLEDVFIKYTGSKIVGEGR
- a CDS encoding ABC transporter permease, giving the protein MPELEGIYTIWLRETKRYVRYRSRILTSVVTPLLWLLIFGTGLGSAIRFGGIPGGYKAFIYPGIIGQTILFTTIFSGLSVIMDRQYGFLKEIMVAPISRPSIVLGKSLGIGTAALIQGVILLLLSFVVGVQMTVVAFIISVVLIILISLGFAGLGLLIATLTDSMEGFNLIMSFIVLPIFLLSGALFPVTGLPTWLQFAVYLDPLTYGVDALRSVILNQSALPLELSVLVITGFALLMIFVSAYMFTKKEQGLM
- a CDS encoding TIGR03557 family F420-dependent LLM class oxidoreductase gives rise to the protein MVEIGYKLGSEKYPPLELVHNAKRAEDAGFDFAMISDHYHPWINKEGNSPFVWGTLGGISQATESIPVATGVTCPTFRIHPAIIAQAAATAASMLPGRFILGVGSGENLNEHVLGDEWPPTPTRIDMLAEAVDIIRTLWNGGDGLQDYDGCYYTVENAKVYTKPEELPPIYIAAEGEMASELAGTSGDGLIAQSPEENITKKFNESGGEGKPCYGEATVCWAEDDNEAKRTAYKYWPIKANTVQLNGDLSTPSHFEQLGGIINEDLLAEQMVCSSDPQEHINEIKNYVDAGFDHVCIQHVGTDQPGFIEFCEREILPEFRD
- a CDS encoding rhodanese-like domain-containing protein, which codes for MIFEIIKSEGIAHKSYFIGSKGEAAVIDPRRDCDSYVDYSKKHDMEITHIFETHCNEDYVIGSLELSKRVNAGIYHGKNLNFAYGNPVSEGEKFNIGSVELEILETPGHTNESISIVITDKEVSDEVYMIFTGDALFAGEVGRTDLYGEEKVHEMAGKLYDSIHQKILPLGNHVLVYPAHGSGSVCGADIRESEFTTIGYEKKTNHTLQMNKEEFIKFKLNEKMVKAPYFDKMVEYNKNGAPILCRLPYPHPLSLNEFKKHLKDTQVVDVRMAASYAGGHIPGTLNIWKYGLTYFAGWMLNYEDPITIIDENNEYIDQIMRYLIRLGYDNVFGYLAGGFTSWYTEGEKIKTVDIWSVHELKERQNDDSIFILDVREFGEWEEGYIEGAYHIYVGDLQYYLNEIPKDKYIVVYCDTGNRASIAASILKNNGYKKVANVLGSIRAWKAAGYPIVK